One Kaistella polysaccharea DNA segment encodes these proteins:
- the uvrA gene encoding excinuclease ABC subunit UvrA, translated as MKESKEYIEVYGAREHNLKNINVKIPRNELVVITGLSGSGKSSLAFDTIFAEGQRRYIETFSAYARQFLGGLERPDVDKIDGLSPVIAIEQKTTNKNPRSTVGTVTELYDFLRLLFARVSDAYSLTSGLRLVSYTEEQILEAIKNNYKAEKVMLLAPVVRSRKGHYHELFVQMAKKGYGQARIDGEIQDIEYDLKLDRYKTHDIDIVIDRWIIGESASENRMEKSLKTALQMGEGIVGIQKLGTENIEYFSKNLMDADTGHSLALPEPNTFSFNSPKGSCPYCKGLGTVKKVNTDYFVDNPKLSINQGGLLPLEDIKSNKWILGQIKNILEIFGLSLTTPMKDIPAEALDYMYNGCHKEFNKDLKYAGINKKIKVNFDGLIALINDMIDDKESYDAILLERHFTTEEICPDCHGTRLQASSLSFKIDGKNIAEINALSLADLKDWLIQVEDKFSKNNKIIAHEILKEIKTRLQFLLDVGLDYLSLSRSSRTLSGGESQRIRLATQIGSQLVNVLYILDEPSIGLHQRDNERLIASLKNLRDIGNSVIVVEHDKDMIMEADEVLDIGPRAGKFGGEILWQGKPKDLLNADTITADYITGRRKIEVPDERREGNGKSLILKGATGNNLKNVNLEIPLGKLVVVTGISGSGKSSLINGTLYPILNQHFYRAVKDPLPYKKIEGIDNIDKIVDVDQTPIGRTPRSNPATYTGMFTDIRNLFAELPESKIRGYKAGRFSFNVKGGRCETCQGGGLKVIEMNFLPDVYVHCETCNGKRFNRETLEVRYKGKSISDVLEMTINEATEFFQPIPKIYSKVKTMQDVGLGYITLGQQSTTLSGGEAQRIKLATELSKRQTGNTLYILDEPTTGLHFEDVKVLMEAINKLVDLGNSFIIIEHNLDVMKLADHIIDIGPEGGYRGGEIIAKGTPEEVSRSKKSLTAKFLKRELK; from the coding sequence ATGAAAGAAAGCAAAGAATATATAGAAGTTTACGGCGCTCGTGAACACAATTTAAAAAATATTAATGTTAAAATTCCGCGTAATGAGTTGGTCGTTATTACCGGTCTTTCGGGGAGCGGAAAGTCATCCTTGGCCTTCGATACTATTTTTGCGGAAGGTCAGCGACGGTATATTGAGACTTTTTCAGCATATGCCCGGCAGTTTCTCGGTGGTTTAGAAAGACCTGACGTTGATAAAATCGACGGACTTTCCCCAGTAATTGCCATCGAACAAAAAACAACCAATAAAAATCCGCGTTCTACAGTAGGAACGGTTACCGAACTGTATGACTTTTTACGGCTTCTTTTTGCCCGCGTTTCCGATGCTTATTCATTAACTTCTGGGTTACGGCTCGTAAGTTATACCGAAGAACAGATTCTAGAAGCCATTAAAAATAATTACAAGGCAGAAAAAGTAATGCTTTTGGCTCCGGTTGTCCGTTCCAGGAAAGGTCATTATCACGAGCTTTTTGTTCAGATGGCAAAAAAAGGATATGGTCAGGCAAGAATTGATGGCGAAATTCAGGATATTGAATATGATTTAAAACTCGACCGTTATAAAACCCATGATATTGATATTGTCATTGATCGATGGATTATCGGTGAAAGTGCCTCCGAAAATAGAATGGAGAAATCCTTGAAAACAGCCCTGCAAATGGGCGAAGGTATTGTAGGTATTCAAAAATTGGGAACTGAAAATATTGAATATTTTTCTAAGAATTTAATGGATGCTGATACGGGACACTCGCTGGCTTTGCCGGAGCCCAATACGTTTTCCTTCAATTCCCCAAAAGGAAGTTGTCCGTATTGTAAAGGTTTAGGAACCGTAAAAAAAGTAAATACCGATTATTTTGTCGACAATCCGAAACTTTCTATTAATCAAGGGGGATTATTGCCTTTAGAAGATATAAAATCCAACAAATGGATTTTGGGACAGATTAAAAATATTTTAGAAATATTCGGACTTTCCCTAACGACACCTATGAAAGATATTCCTGCAGAAGCTTTGGATTATATGTACAACGGCTGTCACAAAGAATTTAATAAAGATTTAAAATATGCGGGAATTAACAAAAAGATTAAAGTTAATTTCGATGGGCTTATTGCTTTAATTAATGATATGATCGATGACAAAGAAAGCTACGATGCGATCTTGCTCGAACGTCATTTCACCACCGAAGAAATTTGTCCCGACTGTCACGGCACTCGATTGCAAGCTTCTAGTTTGAGTTTTAAAATCGATGGTAAAAATATCGCTGAAATTAATGCCCTTTCTTTGGCAGATTTGAAAGATTGGTTAATTCAGGTCGAAGATAAATTCAGTAAAAACAATAAAATTATTGCCCATGAGATTTTAAAAGAAATTAAAACTCGACTGCAGTTCCTTCTTGATGTCGGTCTGGATTATCTGAGTTTAAGTAGAAGCTCGCGCACCTTGTCTGGCGGCGAATCTCAGCGGATTCGTTTGGCTACACAAATTGGCTCTCAATTGGTAAATGTGCTCTATATTTTAGATGAACCTTCTATTGGATTACACCAACGAGATAACGAAAGACTCATCGCTTCGCTGAAAAATCTTCGTGATATCGGTAATTCGGTAATTGTTGTAGAACACGACAAAGACATGATTATGGAGGCCGATGAAGTTTTGGATATTGGTCCGCGCGCCGGAAAATTTGGTGGCGAAATTTTATGGCAGGGAAAACCCAAAGATTTACTAAACGCAGATACCATTACTGCCGACTATATTACGGGACGTCGGAAAATTGAAGTTCCCGACGAGCGCCGCGAAGGAAACGGGAAATCTTTAATTTTAAAAGGTGCTACAGGAAATAATCTTAAAAATGTAAACTTAGAAATTCCACTTGGGAAATTGGTTGTGGTCACCGGAATTTCGGGAAGCGGTAAATCCTCTCTGATCAATGGAACTTTGTATCCCATTCTTAATCAGCATTTTTATAGAGCGGTTAAAGATCCTTTGCCTTATAAAAAAATTGAAGGAATTGATAATATAGACAAGATTGTTGATGTAGATCAAACGCCAATTGGCCGTACACCGCGATCTAATCCCGCAACTTATACGGGAATGTTTACGGATATCAGAAATCTTTTTGCAGAGCTTCCGGAATCTAAAATCCGCGGGTATAAAGCAGGGCGATTTTCATTTAATGTAAAAGGCGGCCGCTGTGAAACCTGTCAGGGTGGCGGTTTGAAAGTCATAGAAATGAATTTTCTGCCAGATGTTTACGTGCATTGTGAAACATGCAACGGTAAAAGATTTAACCGGGAAACTTTAGAAGTGCGTTACAAAGGCAAATCTATTTCCGATGTTTTGGAAATGACCATTAATGAAGCTACTGAATTTTTCCAGCCGATTCCAAAGATTTACTCCAAAGTAAAAACGATGCAGGATGTTGGATTGGGCTACATAACACTCGGTCAGCAATCAACTACTTTGAGTGGAGGAGAAGCTCAGCGTATAAAACTCGCCACAGAATTATCGAAAAGACAAACTGGAAACACCCTGTATATTCTCGATGAACCGACAACAGGATTGCATTTTGAAGATGTAAAAGTATTAATGGAAGCTATTAACAAACTCGTTGATTTAGGAAATTCTTTCATTATTATTGAGCATAATTTAGATGTCATGAAATTGGCAGATCATATCATCGATATTGGACCAGAAGGTGGTTACCGCGGTGGCGAAATTATTGCGAAAGGAACACCAGAAGAAGTTTCCCGTTCAAAAAAATCTTTAACTGCGAAATTTTTAAAAAGAGAACTGAAATAA
- a CDS encoding formate--tetrahydrofolate ligase, with the protein MSFPTDLEIAESANIQLIKNIADKLNIDHDDLEYYGKYKAKIPLKYIDPEKIKKSKLILVTAINPTPAGEGKTTVSVGLNDGLNKIGKKAIAVLREPSLGPVFGVKGGAAGGGYAQLIPMVDINLHFTGDFSAIEKANNLLSALIDNNLQNRKFSLNIDPRTIVWKRVMDMNDRSLRNIVVGLGGSNNGITREEGFNITPASEVMAILCLSSDFEDLKNRLGNIFVGYTFDKKPIFARDLKAENAMAILLKDAIKPNLVQTLEGNPAILHGGPFANIAQGTNTIIATQAGLSLADYVVTEAGFGADLGAEKFLHIKCHYGKMKPDAYVIVATIRALRYHGGAKKGEYEHPNLPFLKNGFENLEKHIENALKFGMQPIVAINHFATDSQEEIDYLIHECAKLNVKAIVADEFTKGGDGMTELAEEVVRCAAHCGNDFKPLYNVEDSVEHKIETIAKEVYGGDSVVYSQKAKNQLKTIYELNFDKMPICMAKTQKSLSDDETKIGRPSNFKITVREFEFAAGAGFIIPVLGDMMRMPGLPNVPAAEGMFIDKNGKITGLS; encoded by the coding sequence ATGAGCTTCCCAACCGATCTTGAAATTGCAGAATCTGCGAACATCCAACTAATCAAAAACATTGCCGATAAACTAAATATCGATCATGATGATTTAGAATATTACGGAAAATATAAAGCGAAGATCCCCTTAAAATACATCGATCCTGAAAAGATTAAAAAGTCGAAATTAATTTTGGTTACCGCCATTAATCCTACACCTGCGGGAGAAGGGAAAACTACAGTTTCTGTGGGTTTAAATGATGGTCTAAATAAAATCGGTAAAAAAGCAATCGCAGTTTTGCGTGAACCTTCGCTTGGGCCTGTTTTCGGTGTTAAAGGTGGCGCAGCTGGTGGTGGCTATGCACAACTCATTCCCATGGTGGATATTAATCTTCATTTTACGGGAGATTTTTCCGCAATTGAGAAAGCCAACAATTTACTTTCTGCCTTAATTGATAATAATTTACAAAACAGAAAGTTTTCTCTAAATATCGACCCGCGAACCATCGTTTGGAAACGCGTAATGGATATGAATGACCGATCACTACGAAATATTGTCGTTGGCTTAGGTGGATCCAACAATGGAATTACACGCGAAGAAGGTTTTAATATAACACCTGCAAGTGAAGTAATGGCAATCTTGTGCTTAAGCAGTGATTTTGAAGATTTAAAAAATCGGTTAGGAAATATTTTTGTGGGTTACACTTTCGACAAAAAACCAATTTTTGCGCGTGATTTAAAAGCGGAAAACGCCATGGCTATTTTATTAAAGGATGCTATTAAACCCAATTTAGTACAAACTTTGGAAGGGAATCCTGCAATTCTTCATGGCGGACCATTTGCAAATATTGCCCAAGGAACCAATACAATTATCGCGACACAAGCAGGTTTATCATTAGCAGACTATGTGGTAACGGAGGCTGGATTTGGCGCTGATTTGGGTGCAGAGAAATTCCTGCATATCAAATGTCATTATGGCAAAATGAAGCCAGATGCATACGTGATCGTTGCGACAATTCGTGCCTTACGATATCATGGCGGCGCGAAAAAAGGAGAATATGAACATCCAAACTTACCATTCCTGAAAAACGGATTTGAAAATCTGGAAAAACATATCGAAAATGCACTGAAATTTGGAATGCAGCCTATCGTTGCTATTAATCATTTCGCCACCGATTCTCAGGAAGAGATTGATTATTTGATTCATGAATGTGCAAAACTAAATGTGAAAGCGATTGTTGCAGATGAATTTACAAAAGGCGGCGACGGAATGACAGAACTTGCTGAAGAAGTGGTACGTTGCGCTGCCCATTGTGGTAATGATTTCAAACCGTTATATAACGTGGAAGATTCTGTGGAGCATAAAATTGAAACGATTGCAAAAGAAGTTTATGGTGGCGATTCAGTGGTTTATTCCCAAAAAGCAAAAAACCAGTTGAAAACAATTTACGAACTAAATTTCGACAAAATGCCGATTTGCATGGCGAAAACCCAGAAGTCTCTAAGTGACGACGAGACTAAAATTGGTCGACCTTCTAATTTTAAAATCACCGTCCGTGAGTTTGAATTCGCCGCCGGTGCGGGATTCATCATCCCGGTTTTGGGTGATATGATGAGAATGCCAGGCCTGCCAAATGTTCCAGCAGCAGAAGGAATGTTTATTGATAAAAACGGAAAAATTACGGGATTGAGTTAA
- a CDS encoding class I SAM-dependent methyltransferase, protein MENYLDINRKLWNAKVDSHLKSDFYFVDEFIKGRNSLNSIELDLLGDIKGKEILHLQCHFGQDSISLSRLGAKVTGIDLSDKAIEAANDLAKKCGTDTQFIISDVYDLPSVLHQKFDIVYTSYGAIGWLPDLQKWAEVINHFLKPGGKLIFVEFHPVVWMYNNDFTFVQYSYFNEGAITETNEGTYADHNADLKNEEVGWNHPTAEVLTSLLNENLELKSFQEYNYSPYPCFRDMAETETGKYQIKKFGNKLPLLFSLVAEKK, encoded by the coding sequence ATGGAAAACTATCTCGACATCAACCGCAAATTATGGAATGCAAAAGTAGATTCGCATTTAAAATCTGACTTCTATTTCGTAGATGAATTTATAAAAGGTAGAAACTCTTTAAATTCAATTGAACTGGATCTTTTAGGAGATATCAAAGGAAAAGAAATCTTGCATCTGCAATGTCATTTTGGGCAGGATTCTATTTCGCTTTCCCGATTGGGCGCAAAAGTCACCGGAATTGATTTGTCTGATAAAGCGATTGAAGCAGCAAATGATTTAGCAAAAAAATGCGGAACAGATACCCAATTCATCATTTCAGATGTTTATGATTTGCCAAGTGTTTTGCATCAAAAATTTGACATTGTCTATACCAGTTACGGCGCAATTGGTTGGCTTCCCGATTTGCAAAAATGGGCCGAAGTCATCAACCACTTTTTAAAACCTGGTGGCAAATTGATTTTTGTAGAATTTCATCCCGTTGTTTGGATGTACAATAATGACTTTACTTTTGTTCAGTACAGTTATTTTAACGAGGGCGCAATCACGGAAACCAACGAAGGAACTTACGCAGACCACAATGCAGATTTAAAAAATGAAGAAGTTGGCTGGAATCATCCGACCGCGGAAGTTTTGACCAGCCTACTCAATGAAAATCTGGAACTAAAGTCTTTTCAGGAATATAATTATTCGCCCTATCCATGTTTCCGTGATATGGCAGAAACTGAAACAGGAAAATATCAAATAAAAAAATTTGGAAATAAACTTCCGCTTTTATTCTCCCTTGTCGCGGAGAAAAAATAA
- a CDS encoding EamA family transporter, with protein sequence MWWIYALLSAFFAALTAIFAKVGVENVNSNLATAIRTVVVLVMIWMIVLFRNEYKGIGELSSRNWIFLTISGFATGLSWVFYFKALQMGEVSKVAGIDKLSLALTIIFAVVFLGETLTWKTAVGVCLIIAGTLFLIWK encoded by the coding sequence ATGTGGTGGATTTACGCTTTACTTTCGGCTTTCTTTGCTGCACTAACCGCGATTTTCGCTAAAGTCGGCGTAGAAAATGTAAACTCGAATTTAGCCACTGCCATTCGAACGGTTGTAGTTTTGGTCATGATCTGGATGATTGTTCTCTTCCGAAATGAATATAAAGGAATCGGCGAATTATCTTCCCGAAACTGGATTTTTCTCACCATCTCTGGATTCGCAACGGGACTTTCCTGGGTGTTCTATTTTAAAGCTTTGCAAATGGGTGAAGTATCAAAAGTTGCCGGAATCGATAAACTCAGTTTGGCTTTAACCATAATCTTTGCCGTCGTATTTTTAGGGGAAACGTTAACCTGGAAAACAGCAGTTGGTGTTTGTTTAATCATCGCTGGAACTTTATTTTTAATTTGGAAATAA
- the hisS gene encoding histidine--tRNA ligase, producing the protein MKPSLAKGTRDFSAEEVYRRKFITNILQKNFELFGFQPLETPSFENLSTLTGKYGEEGDRLIFKILNSGDYASKTKDEDWSTKNSQKLISQISEKALRYDLTVPFARYVAMNHGQMTFPFKRYQIQPVWRADRPQKGRFREFYQCDADVVGSVSLWQEVELVQLYIKSFSELNVKVILHLNNRKILSGLAEFAGISDQLIDFTVALDKLDKIGKEGVVKELLEKNINQDSIDKLDFLFTQSENALENLSQLKEKFQGNEVGTSGVEELEFVLTQSFELGISEESLKFDITLARGLDYYTGAIFEVKATDVAMGSIGGGGRYDNLTEVFGVKDIPGIGISFGLDRIYLVMEELCLFPEDSVKTVQYLFANYGETESSAAMKIIGQLRANGISAELYPESAKLKKQFTYAEKKGIPNLVFYGDQEISEGKITIKNLKTGEQIIQTTEEFLG; encoded by the coding sequence ATGAAGCCCAGTTTAGCAAAAGGAACTCGAGATTTTTCTGCGGAAGAAGTTTACCGAAGAAAATTTATTACCAATATTTTACAGAAGAATTTTGAACTGTTTGGTTTCCAACCTTTAGAAACTCCAAGTTTCGAAAATCTTTCTACTTTGACCGGAAAGTATGGTGAAGAAGGAGACCGTTTAATTTTTAAGATTCTGAATTCCGGGGATTATGCATCGAAAACAAAAGATGAAGATTGGTCAACCAAGAATTCGCAAAAACTGATTTCCCAAATTTCGGAAAAAGCACTTCGTTACGACCTAACCGTTCCGTTCGCAAGATATGTTGCCATGAATCATGGGCAGATGACTTTCCCTTTTAAACGATATCAAATCCAGCCAGTTTGGCGTGCTGATCGTCCACAGAAAGGGCGTTTCCGGGAGTTTTATCAATGTGACGCCGATGTCGTCGGAAGTGTGAGTTTGTGGCAAGAAGTAGAATTGGTTCAATTATATATAAAGTCGTTTTCGGAATTAAATGTGAAGGTCATTCTTCATTTAAACAATAGAAAGATTCTTTCTGGATTGGCAGAATTTGCTGGAATTTCTGACCAACTGATTGACTTTACTGTTGCATTGGACAAACTCGATAAAATTGGTAAAGAAGGCGTTGTTAAAGAATTGTTAGAAAAAAATATCAACCAAGATTCAATCGATAAATTGGATTTTCTTTTTACCCAAAGTGAAAATGCGCTTGAGAATTTATCTCAATTAAAAGAGAAATTTCAAGGTAACGAAGTTGGAACAAGTGGAGTAGAAGAGTTGGAATTTGTATTGACCCAATCTTTTGAATTAGGAATCTCAGAAGAGAGTTTGAAATTCGATATTACTTTAGCCAGAGGACTCGATTACTATACTGGAGCTATTTTCGAAGTAAAAGCCACAGATGTTGCCATGGGTTCCATTGGTGGCGGTGGACGATATGATAACTTAACCGAAGTTTTCGGCGTAAAAGATATTCCCGGAATTGGAATTTCATTTGGACTGGATCGCATTTATTTGGTGATGGAAGAACTTTGTTTATTTCCCGAAGATTCTGTAAAAACAGTTCAATATTTATTCGCTAACTATGGTGAAACCGAATCGTCGGCCGCAATGAAAATTATTGGTCAACTTCGTGCAAACGGAATTTCTGCAGAACTCTATCCAGAATCTGCAAAGCTGAAAAAGCAATTTACCTATGCAGAAAAGAAAGGAATTCCAAACTTGGTTTTCTATGGCGACCAGGAAATTTCAGAAGGAAAAATTACCATTAAGAATCTGAAAACGGGAGAACAGATTATTCAGACGACCGAAGAGTTTCTGGGATAA
- a CDS encoding GNAT family N-acetyltransferase, which translates to METTIRKINKSDNQLLAKIIRSCFHDFEVPTPATVYEDPATDHLYELFTEENSALFVAEVDGKLCGCCGIFPTEGLPEKCGELVKFYIGKDFRGKGLGKKLMEESIAFAKKSGYQSIYIESLPEFSTAVSIYEKQGFSYLEKPLGNSGHSGCNLWMIKHL; encoded by the coding sequence ATGGAAACAACTATTAGAAAAATTAATAAGTCGGATAATCAATTGTTAGCAAAAATAATACGAAGTTGCTTTCATGATTTTGAGGTTCCGACGCCAGCAACTGTTTACGAAGATCCAGCAACAGATCATTTATACGAATTGTTTACAGAAGAAAATTCAGCATTATTTGTAGCTGAGGTAGATGGCAAATTATGCGGTTGTTGCGGAATTTTTCCCACTGAAGGTTTGCCGGAAAAATGTGGTGAACTTGTAAAATTCTATATTGGTAAAGATTTTCGAGGCAAAGGTTTGGGAAAAAAGTTAATGGAAGAAAGTATTGCGTTTGCAAAAAAGTCGGGGTACCAATCCATTTATATAGAAAGTTTACCAGAATTTTCTACCGCAGTTTCCATTTATGAAAAGCAGGGTTTTAGTTACCTGGAAAAACCTTTGGGCAATTCGGGACATAGCGGTTGCAACCTTTGGATGATCAAGCATCTTTAA